A region from the Clostridium beijerinckii genome encodes:
- a CDS encoding HAD family phosphatase — translation MIKNIIFDLGNVLLDFNPEVYVKSKITEEKVEEIYKCIFQSDEWPMLDRGTISEEQAKTNIINRNIENQELINLVFENWYDILIPIESSVEVLKKLKQNGYSVYYLSNFHLAAFEHVTKKHDFFRTFDGGVVSYKEKLLKPEKEIYEKIIDKYDLEPSQTVFVDDMKENVKAAIRAGLKVILLKNPKDLKIELEKLNVNI, via the coding sequence ATGATTAAAAATATAATATTTGATCTTGGTAATGTACTATTAGATTTTAATCCTGAAGTGTACGTTAAATCAAAAATTACCGAAGAAAAAGTAGAAGAAATATATAAGTGCATTTTTCAAAGTGATGAATGGCCAATGCTTGATAGAGGAACGATTAGTGAAGAACAAGCTAAAACAAATATAATTAATAGAAATATTGAAAATCAAGAATTAATAAATTTAGTTTTTGAAAATTGGTATGATATTTTAATTCCTATAGAAAGCAGTGTAGAGGTGTTAAAAAAATTAAAACAAAATGGATATAGTGTATATTACTTATCTAATTTTCATTTAGCTGCTTTTGAGCATGTAACTAAAAAACATGATTTTTTTAGAACTTTTGATGGTGGAGTTGTTTCATATAAGGAAAAACTTCTTAAGCCTGAAAAGGAAATTTATGAGAAAATTATAGATAAATATGATCTTGAACCAAGTCAAACGGTATTTGTTGATGATATGAAAGAAAATGTGAAAGCTGCTATAAGAGCAGGTTTAAAAGTAATTCTTTTGAAGAATCCAAAGGATTTGAAAATAGAATTAGAAAAATTAAATGTTAACATTTAA